In Geotalea uraniireducens, the genomic window GGCGAGCAGGCCGGCGGGGAGGCCGGCAACGTAGCGGTTCAGCGGGTCGACGGCCGGTGCGGCGGCGCTCCGGCCAAACAGTCGCTCTTCGAAGGTCCGGCCGAGCCACTGCCGGGTCAGTCCGGCCGACGTTTCGCTCGGCAGGGCGAGGTTGCCGATGATCACCCCGATCCGCGCGCGGTCGAGCGGCGCGGTGATCCCGTCGGCGAAGGCCCGTTTCCCGGCGTGGAGGAGCAGCTGGAACAGCGGGTCGAGCCCGGCCAGCCGTTCGGGCGCGACCGCCAGGCCGGCCAGTTCATCAAGGGGAGGGAGGTGGTCGATGAAGCAGCCGCGCCGGGAGTAGACCCGGTCCGCGGCGCCGGTTTCCGGGGCGTAGGCGGCGTCGGCCGGCAGCAGCCAGCGGCCGGCCGGCACTTCCCGGGCGGCGCTCCGGCCGTGGCGGATGTTGTCCCAGAACCGTTCCAGGTCGGGAGCGTCGGGAAAGATCCCGCCGATCCCGACGATCGCTACCGAGGGCGTCTGCTCCATCCTCAGGCGGCCCCCAGCTGGACGTCGCCCGGTTCGGGCAGGCGATTGCGCCGGAACGCCTGCTGCAGCGAGGGATCGATAACGCACTCGTACCCTTCGAGGCGGGCCACCAGCTTGCCGTTATGCCGGTCGAGGAATTCCATGTCGGCGGTGGCGCTGTGGGCGCTTTCCCCGGTCACCCGGATCACCACCTGCACCCCGTCGCGGGGGAAGGTTTCCTGGAACTGGCGGTAGCGGGCGCCGAAGCAGGGGAGGGAGCCGGCGCCGAATCGCTCGAATGACCAGAGGATCATCAGTTGGAAGGCGCTGTCGATCACCAGCGGATCGGTGATCCAGACACTGCGCAGTGGCCGGTTGATCCAGGCGGTCGGGACCGGCGCCCCTTTCACCCGGGCGGCGATCCCCTTGGCGGAACAGCCGTCCACCTGCTCGATGCCGTGCAACTCCGGGCCGTGGAAGAGGTGTTCCCGGTCGTAGAGCTCGCCGTTGCGGGGCTCGTAGGGAGTGGTGGGGATTTCGCTGATCGAGCGGATCCCTTCGGGGAGCCGGTTGGCCAGGACGATCTCGGCCCGGGCGTGGAGCACCGGCCGGTCGTCGGCGGTGCTGACGAGTTCCACCGGCACCAGGTAGAAGGAGTCGCGCTTTTCGGCCCGGCCGGCCAGCACCCGGAGCGGGCAGGGGGTCTCGCGGTCGAAGACCACCCCTTTGCAAATCCGCAGGTCGTTGAAGCCGTGGAAGCGGAAGCCGGGGTTGCCGTGAAGGGCGCCGTGGGCGAGCCATTCGACGATGACCGCCATCGGCAGGACCGCCTTGCCGTCAATGACGTGGGAGCGGAGGAACGGGTAGTCGGCCACGGTGAGGGTCAGGGCGAAGGCCTCGGCCAGCGGCCGGCCGGCGGCGGCCGGGCTTGGCGCCGGGGCGGTTGCTGCCGCCCCGCCGACCATGGCGACGATCTCTACCGGCGCGCCGGCGGCGGCGATCTCGTGGATGAGGAATTCGCCGCCGGCGGTCAGGTCGATCAGGCCGATCCCCTCGTTGGCAAAGACCTTCTTCAGCGCCGGGGTAACCATGCCGCCGTCCCAGGGGCCCCAGTTGATGCTGACGGTCCGGCAGCCGGCGCGGCGGCGCGCCTCCGCCTGGGCCAGCTTGTTGAGCACCTCGTTAGCCACCGCGTAGTCGACCTGGCCCACCCGGCCGAAGCGGCCGGTGGTGGAGGAGAAGAGGGCGATGAAGCGGAGGTCGTCGGCAGCGGTGGCGGCCAGCAGGGCGCGCAGCCCGGCCACCTTGGTGCCGTAGACGCGGGCGAACTGCTCGCGGGTCTTGTCGGCGATCAGCCGGTCGGCAAGTACTCCGGCACCGTGGACCAGGCCGCGGATCGGGCCGTGCTCTCGGCGGATTTCATCGACCAGGGCGGTCACGGCCGCGGCGTCGCGGATGTCGACGGCACGGTAGATGGCCTTGCCGCCGGCGGCGGCGATCTGTTCGAGGGTGGCGCGGAGTTCGCGGCCGGCGACCACTTCCCGGTAGCGTTCCTCGATCTCCCGCGGGTGGAGCTTTTCTGCAGCGTGGTCGATGATCGTCCGCTTGATCGCTCCTTCGTCGGCGAGGCCGTGGAGCCAGGCCGGTTCCGGCGCCGGTTCGGGGCTCCTGCCGAGCAGGACGAGCAGCGGCCGGCAGGCGCGGGCCAGGGCGATGGCGGTGGCTGCCGTCACCCCCCGGCCGCCGCCGGTGACGATGACTACCTCGCCGGCGGCCAGCGGTGGGGTGGCGGGAAGGTCGGCCGGCGGCAGCCCCGCCAGTTCCAGAGTGATCCGCCGGCCGGGGGTAAGGCCCACTTCCAGCGGCCCGCTGCGGAGCAGCTCGTCAGTGAGGGCCGCGGCCATGGCGTCGGGGGCGGCGAAGTCGCCCAGATCGATTGCCTTGCAGTGCAGCTCCGGGTGCTCCCGGGCGGCCGTCTTGGCTAGGCCGGCCAACCCGCCGGAAAGCGGGTCGAGCAGCTCGGTGGTGCTGCCGCAGCCGAAGGCGCCGTCGAGTCGGGAGACGGTGGCGCAGAGGGCACCGCCGGCGGTGGCGCCCCGGCGGAGGGCCGGCAGGGCGTGCTGGAGGAGCAGGAACGCCTGTTCGTGGAAGAGATCGGTACAGCCCGTCTGCGGCGCAACGATCACCAGCCCGGCCAGCGCTTCGCTCGGCGCGAGGCCGGGGAGCGCGTCGCCGGCCAGCAGCCGGACGGCGGTGCCCCGTTCGCGGAACTGCGCGGCGAGGGCGGCGACGAAGGGCGAGCCGTCGTCGGTCAGCCAGAATTCGCCGGCGGCGAGGGCCAGCGGTGCGGCGGCCGCTTCGAGGGCGACCGGGAGCACCGCCTGGCGGTCGATGGGGGCGGGCGCCGGCTCGGCCGGGATCGGCGTTGCCGCCGGGGTGGCTGCCGCCATGGGCGCCGTCACCGCAGTCGCCGGGGCGCCGGCGGCCAGGTGGGCGGCGATCTCGCCGAGGGTGCGGAGGGTGCCGAGATGCTCGGGGCCGATGGCCGGGGCGTTGGGGAGCCGTTCGGCGATGGCGGAGAGGATTTCGACCCGCTTGATCGAGTCGATGCCGAGGTCGGAGTCGAGCCCCATCTCCAATTCGAGCATCTCCACCGGGTAGCCGGTCTTCTCACTGACCACCGCCAAGAGGGTTTCGGTGACGGCGCTGGCCGATGCGGCCACCGCCGGTGCCGCCGTTACCGCCGCGGCAAGCGGGGCGCCGGCGGCCAGGTGGGCGGCGATCTCGCCGAGGGTGCGGAGGGTGCCGAGATGCTCGGGGCCGATGGCCGGGGCGTTGGGGAGCCGTTCGGCGATGGCGGAGAGGATTTCGACCCGCTTGATCGAGTCGATGCCGAGGTCGGAGTCGAGCCCCATCTCCAATTCGAGCATCTCCACCGGGTAGCCGGTCTTCTCACTGACCACCGCCAAGAGGGTTTCGGTGACGGCGCTGGCCGATGCGGCCACCGCCGGTGCCGCCGTTACCGCCGCGGCAAGCGGGGCGCCGGCGGCCAGGTGGGCGGCGATCTCGCCGAGGGTGCGGAGGGTGCCGAGATGCTCGGGGCCGATGGCCGGGGCGTTGGGGAGCCGTTCGGCGATGGCGGAGAGGATTTCGACCCGCTTGATCGAGTCGATGCCGAGGTCGGAGTCGAGCCCCATCTCCAGTTCGAGCATCTCCACCGGGTAGCCGGTCTTCTCACTGACCACCGCCAAGAGGGTTTCGGTGACGGCGCTGGCCGATGCGGCCACCGCCGGTGCCGCCGTTACCGCCGCGGCAAGCGGGGCGCCGGCGGCCAGGTGGGCGGCGATCTCGCCGAGGGTGCGGAGGGTGCCGAGATGCTCGGGGCCGATGGCCGGGGCGTTGGGGAGCCGTTCGGCGATGGCGGAGAGGATTTCGACCCGCTTGATCGAGTCGATGCCGAGGTCGGAGTCGAGCCCCATCTCCAGTTCGAGCATCTCCACCGGGTAGCCGGTCTTCTCGCTGACCACCGCCAAGAGGGTTTCGGTGACGGCGCTCGTCGGCGCGGTTACCGCCGGAGCAACTGTCGTGGCCGGCGTTGCCATGGCGGGCACCGGCGCAGTGGCGGGGGCGGTGACTGCCGGCGGAGGCGGCTGAACGGCGGCCGGGAGCGAGGTGGTTATCGCCCCCGTGGCGGTCGCTGCCGGGATGGTACCGCCGAGGAGCAGGCGTTGCTGCTGTTCGAGCAGGGTCTGGAAGGTCTTGGCCGCCTCCTCCTGGCCGTCGAGGAAGCGGCGGTGGAGCTGAGCGGTCTCTTCCTGCATCTTCTGTAGCAGCGCCAGGCTGTCGCGGGTCGTCCGGAGCGCCTCGGCCAAGGGGGCAGCCGGTGCCGGCCCGGCCGGAGCGGTGACCGCCGGCAGCGGCGGGACGGTGTTCGCCGGCGCCGAAGCGGCAGGGAGGACGGCTGCGGGAATGGCAGTCGTCGCCGGCCGGGCCGGGCTCGCTGCCGGTCGTGGCGGCCGTGGCTGGACGTAATTGGCGCCGCTGATCGGCACCGTCATTGCCGGTTTCTTGGCCGGCGGCGCCGGCCGGTAGCCGTCGTCCCAGGCGGTCAGTCGGGTATCGTAGCCGAGGACCGTCAGTTGGGCGAGGAGCCGGCCGAGGTCGGCGACGCCGGAACGCTTGCCGGCGGAGGAGTCAAGTGCCTGGGCCAGATGCTCCCGCTCGCCGAGGATCGCCTTGACCAGGCCGGTGAGGCGGCTGCCGGGGCCGACTTCGATGAAGGTCCGGACGCCGGCGGCGTACAGCGCCTCGATCTCGGCGACGAATTCGACTGGTTTGGCCAGTTGATTGGCTAAGAGCGCCCGGGCCGCTTCGCCGTCGTCCGGGTAGACGGCGGCGGTGCTGTTGGCGTAGACCGGCAGCTCCCCCGCCGGCAGTTCGACGTCGGCGAGGGCGGCGAGGAACGGGGCGGCGGCGTCGGCCACCAGCGGACTGTGGAAGGCGGCGGCTACCGGCAGCCGCTTGGCCGGGATGTCCCGGGCGGCGAAGACGGCGGCGGCCCGCTCGATCTCGGCGCTGCTGCCGGAGAGGACCGCCTGGGTCGGGGCGTTGCGGTTGGCGATCACCAGGTCGAGCCGCTCGTCGGCGAGGATCTTCTCGACGCTGGCCAGCGAGGCGGCCACCGCCAGCATCCCCCCCTTGTCGCCGTTGCCGGCGCCCATCAGCCGGCCGCGCAGCCGCGACAGGCGGTGGAAGGCCGGTTCATCGAGCCGGCCGGCGGCGCAGAGGGCGGTCAGTTCGCCGTAGCTGTGGCCGGCCACCGCTTCCGGGACGACGGCGAACGCCTGCAGGATCTTGAGGGCGCCGAGGCTGGTGGCGCCGATGGCCGGCTGGGCCGCTTCGGTGGCGCGCAGCGCTTCTTCCCGGGCCGCCGCGGAGTCGGTGAAGGGGGAGAGGGGGTAGATGAGTTCGGAGAGCTGGCGGTCGTGTTCGGCGGCAAAGCCGGCGTCGGCGGTCGCCAGGGTGTCGAACAGCCCGGGGAAACGGCAGGCGAGATCCCGGAGCATCCCGGGGTACTGGGACCCCTGGCCGGGGAAGAGCATGCCGAGCTTGCCCGGCCGGGGGCCGGTGGCGAAGAATGACCCGTCGGGGGTGCTCCACGGCCCGGCGGAATTTTTCTCCAGGAGCGCCCGGGCGTTGGCCAGCAGCGGGCCGAGCTTGGTCCGGTTCCGCTCGACGACCAGCACGAGCCGGCAGGGAGCGGCGGCATCGAACGTCGCCCGGGAGGCGGCGGCCGCAGCGCGCAGCTCGCTCCACGGGGCGTCGGTCGGGATGCCGGCCAGGGCGGTCGCCAGCTCGCCGGCAGTGGCGCCGGAGAAGGCGAGCAGCTGGACGGTGCCGTCCCAGTCGATGGCCGGCTTGGTGGGCCGGTACTCTTCGAGGACGACGTGGAAATTGGAGCCGCCGAAGCCGAAGGCGCTCACCCCGGCTCGCCGGGGGGCCGGGCCGGCGGTCAGCCAGGGGCGCTTGTCGGTCGGCAGGTAGAAGGGGGTGTCGGCCGCGGTCACTTCGACCAGCGGCTGCTGCACCTTGATGGTCGGGGGGATCACCTTGTGGTGAAGCGCCAGGGCCGCCTTGATCAGCCCCGCCGCGCCGGCCGCCGCCTTGGTGTGGCCGATCTGCGACTTCACCGAGCCGAGGGCGCACCAGGGGGCCGGTGCCGTGCCGTACACCTCGCGCAGCGCCTTGACTTCCACTGCGTCGCCCACCTTGGTGCCGGTGCCGTGGGCTTCCACCAGACCGATGGTCGCCGGGGAGACGCCGGTCCGCTGGTAGGCGTCGTGCAACGCCTTCCGCTGCCCGGTGGCGCTCGGGGCGTAGATCGCGTCCCCCTTGCCGTCGCTCGAGGAGCCGATGCCGCGGATGACCGCGTAGATCCGGTCGCCGTCCCGCTCGGCATCGGCCAGCCGCTTGATGACGACGATGCCGAGCCCTTCGCCGAGGATGGTTCCGTCCCCGGCGGCGTCGAACGGCTTGGCGTCGCCGCTCGGCGAGAGGGCCGGCGTCTTGCTGAAGCACATGTACATGAAGATGTCGTTGAAGGTATCGATGCCGCCGGTCACCACCATGTCGGACTTGCCGGTGGCGAGTTCCAGGGCGGCGAGGTGAAGGGCGCTCAGCGAACTGGCGCAGGCGGCGTCGACGACGCAGTTGGTGCCGCCGAGGTCGTACTGCTTGCTGATCCGGCCGGCGACCACGTTGCCGAGCAGGCCGGGGAAGGAGTTTTCCTGCCAGGGGACGTAGGAGTCGGCGATCCGCTGCACGACGTCTTCGGCCACCGCCTCGTCCACCCCTGCTTCCCGGAGCGCCTTGCGCCAGAGCGGATGGCCGAGCCGCGCCCCGAGGGGGATCACCAGTTCGAGGGTGCCGGTGACGCCGAGGATGACGCTGGTCCGGCTCCGGTCGTACTGCCGCTCGGCGCCGTAGCCCGCATCCCGCAGCGCCTGGCCGGCAGTGACCAGCCCGAGCAGCTGCGACGAATCGACCGCTTCGAGGATCGCCGGCGGGATGTTGAACTCCAGCGGATTGAAGGGGACCGGATCGATGAATCCCCCCCGCCGGCCGTAAGTCCGGTCGGCGGCCTTCGGGTCCCGGTCGTAGTAGTCGGCGACCTGCCAGTGGCTGGCCGGGATATCGGTAATGGCGTCGATCCCTGCGGTGATGTTCGCCCAGTAGTCGTCCTTGTCGTGCGCCTGCGGAAAGAGGCAGCCGATGCCGATGATGGCCAGCGGGCTTCCGCCGGGGGAAAGGTCCGGTTTCACTTCGTGCTGTTTCACCTCGGGTACTCCTTAATCGATGCGGTTTCAAACGGTTCGACGCGCAGTTCTTCCGGCGGCAGCCGGATTCCCTGGCTGCGCAGGACGGCGGCGCGGCTGAGTACCGCGGCGCCGTGGAGGATGTTGTGGGCCACCGTGACGACCTCGCGCCGGGCGGGGGAGGCCAGGAAGCTGCCGGCGACCCATTCGTTGAAGGCGCCCATGGCCGGACCACACCAGACCTGGTAGTCGACCTTGCGGCCCGGTTCGCCGTTCTTCGCCCAGTGGGCGGCCTGGCCCAGGTACCAGCGGAAGACGAGCGCCATCCGGTGTTTCGGGTCCCGGTCGCCCCGTTCCGCCTGGCGCGGGTCGCGGCGGAGGAAATAGGTCCGGGTCTGCTGCCAGATCTCGTCCAGCGGCGCATGGAAGAGGGTCTTCTCCAGTTTTTCCCGCTCGGCGGCCGGGAGCTCGTCGTAACTGCCGTGGGTACGGTAGAACTCGTACAGCTTTGCCGCCCGCATCGGGAACATCGTTCCCCGCTTCAGCACCTGGACGGTCACCCCCATCTCGAACATGTCGGCGGCCGGCGCCATGGCCACGTCCGCCTGGCGGGTCTCGGCGAGCATCGCCCGCACTTCGTTGCAGGTGCCGGATTCGACGCAGGCCTGGTTGACCGAGCCGGTCATGATGTAGGCGGCTCCCATGGCGAAGGCGGCAGCCGCGGCAGCCGGGGTGGAGATACCGCCGGCCAGGCCGACCCGCAGCGGCCGGTCATAGCCGTGGCTGGCGCGGAGCCGGGAAGCAAGCGACAGGATCGTCGGGAAAAGGGCGATCGCCGGCCGGTTGTCGGTATGGCCGCCGGAATCGGCTTCGGCGGTCACGTCGCCGGCCATTGGCACCTGCGCGGCCAACTGCGCCTGCTCTTCGCTCAACTCGCCGCTGGCGACCAGTTCGCGGAGAAACGCTTCCGGCGGCGGGGCGAAGAATCTGGCTGCCAGCTCTTCCCGGGAAACCTTGGCGATGAGCCGGTTCGGGGTGACGATGGTACCGTCGGCGGCGCGATGGATGCCGTGGAGGCGATAGCGGACCAGCGGCAGGGTCAGGGCGAGGAAGGCCGACGCCTCGACGAGCCGGATTCCCCGGGCGATGTAGAGCCGCGCCAGGGCATCCTCCAGATCCGGCTCGTGGGGGGAATGGATCAGGTTGAAGCCGTAGGGGACGGTGCCGAGGGAGCGGGCGAGCCGGTCGGCGGCGGCTTCCACCTCGGCGAACGGCAGCCCGGCCGCGCCGAAAAAGCCGAGCATCCCGGCCCGGCCGAGCGCCTCGGCCATCGCCGCGGAGCTGATCCCCTTGGCCATCGAGCCCCCCAGGTAGGGGAAACGGAGTCCCAGTTCGCGGCAGAACTCCCGGTCGCCCAGCTGCTCCGGATGGCAGGGGGGGGCGTACCCGTGCAGCGGCAGGCTGTCGGCCGGGACCGCGCCGAAACCGGCCGTACCGGCCGTCTCGGGGACGAGCGTGCCGTTGCGTTCCACCAGGTAGAGCGGCCGGTCGAGCAGCTGCAGCGCTGCTGCGATGCTGTTGCCTTCGGCTGCTGCGACCGCGGTCTCCGGGCGCCACCAGCCGAAGGTGGCTGATCGGTCGGTTGCAGAAGAATGGTTCAAGCTGAAACTCCTGAGAAGCGTGCAAAACTGTTGCGGGGGCGGTCTGCGGCGGGGCCGCTCGTTCGAATGCTCAGCGGACAACGGCTACGCTTCGCGCTTTCACGATCGTGTGCCGTGCCTCCCGGCCTCCTCATGATGTTTTGCAAGAGCCTCTCCTGTTAGCTGTTTTGCCTGCATGCGGAATTACGATGGCCTAAACGGTGAGACCCGGCGGAAGAACAGCGGTGAGGCGGGGCAGGATCAATTCGCGCATTTCATTTGAAAATAACCGGCCGGTTCACCGCCGGCTGCTCCGGGCGGGCGGCGGCCGGATTCTCCCGGAAGCCGGGACGGCTGCGGCCACGTCAAGCCCATACTATCTACCGGAAATTGGGCAAAAAAGCAAGGAAAGACATGGCTTCGGCGGAGAATTCACTCCCCGCTCCCCCTGCTTTGCGGAGAGCCCGGTGTGGTCGCTTTCCGATTCAGCCCCGCCTGGACATGTTTTTTAGCGCTCCGCCGATCCAGCTGGGTGCGGCGGGCGGCCTCTTCGTCTGTACCGAAACGGCGATAGAGCAGGCTGCAGTAATCGGCAAGGAGTGTTTCCGTGGTGACGGCGGCGTCAATCGCCGGTCTTGCCTGTGCTGCATGCCGCGATACGCCTTTGCGCAGGCCCCCGATTTCCTTGCCGGGACGAAAATCTCCCTTGCCGAAGGGAACCCCTCTTTTTCTCGGGAGGGGGCGCATGCAACAAGCTATCGCTTTACCTTGGCGGCGGCTTCCCCTATACTGGACGGCAACGGCCCGCATCTGCGGTGCCGCCCCATTTACCGG contains:
- a CDS encoding type I polyketide synthase; this encodes MKQHEVKPDLSPGGSPLAIIGIGCLFPQAHDKDDYWANITAGIDAITDIPASHWQVADYYDRDPKAADRTYGRRGGFIDPVPFNPLEFNIPPAILEAVDSSQLLGLVTAGQALRDAGYGAERQYDRSRTSVILGVTGTLELVIPLGARLGHPLWRKALREAGVDEAVAEDVVQRIADSYVPWQENSFPGLLGNVVAGRISKQYDLGGTNCVVDAACASSLSALHLAALELATGKSDMVVTGGIDTFNDIFMYMCFSKTPALSPSGDAKPFDAAGDGTILGEGLGIVVIKRLADAERDGDRIYAVIRGIGSSSDGKGDAIYAPSATGQRKALHDAYQRTGVSPATIGLVEAHGTGTKVGDAVEVKALREVYGTAPAPWCALGSVKSQIGHTKAAAGAAGLIKAALALHHKVIPPTIKVQQPLVEVTAADTPFYLPTDKRPWLTAGPAPRRAGVSAFGFGGSNFHVVLEEYRPTKPAIDWDGTVQLLAFSGATAGELATALAGIPTDAPWSELRAAAAASRATFDAAAPCRLVLVVERNRTKLGPLLANARALLEKNSAGPWSTPDGSFFATGPRPGKLGMLFPGQGSQYPGMLRDLACRFPGLFDTLATADAGFAAEHDRQLSELIYPLSPFTDSAAAREEALRATEAAQPAIGATSLGALKILQAFAVVPEAVAGHSYGELTALCAAGRLDEPAFHRLSRLRGRLMGAGNGDKGGMLAVAASLASVEKILADERLDLVIANRNAPTQAVLSGSSAEIERAAAVFAARDIPAKRLPVAAAFHSPLVADAAAPFLAALADVELPAGELPVYANSTAAVYPDDGEAARALLANQLAKPVEFVAEIEALYAAGVRTFIEVGPGSRLTGLVKAILGEREHLAQALDSSAGKRSGVADLGRLLAQLTVLGYDTRLTAWDDGYRPAPPAKKPAMTVPISGANYVQPRPPRPAASPARPATTAIPAAVLPAASAPANTVPPLPAVTAPAGPAPAAPLAEALRTTRDSLALLQKMQEETAQLHRRFLDGQEEAAKTFQTLLEQQQRLLLGGTIPAATATGAITTSLPAAVQPPPPAVTAPATAPVPAMATPATTVAPAVTAPTSAVTETLLAVVSEKTGYPVEMLELEMGLDSDLGIDSIKRVEILSAIAERLPNAPAIGPEHLGTLRTLGEIAAHLAAGAPLAAAVTAAPAVAASASAVTETLLAVVSEKTGYPVEMLELEMGLDSDLGIDSIKRVEILSAIAERLPNAPAIGPEHLGTLRTLGEIAAHLAAGAPLAAAVTAAPAVAASASAVTETLLAVVSEKTGYPVEMLELEMGLDSDLGIDSIKRVEILSAIAERLPNAPAIGPEHLGTLRTLGEIAAHLAAGAPLAAAVTAAPAVAASASAVTETLLAVVSEKTGYPVEMLELEMGLDSDLGIDSIKRVEILSAIAERLPNAPAIGPEHLGTLRTLGEIAAHLAAGAPATAVTAPMAAATPAATPIPAEPAPAPIDRQAVLPVALEAAAAPLALAAGEFWLTDDGSPFVAALAAQFRERGTAVRLLAGDALPGLAPSEALAGLVIVAPQTGCTDLFHEQAFLLLQHALPALRRGATAGGALCATVSRLDGAFGCGSTTELLDPLSGGLAGLAKTAAREHPELHCKAIDLGDFAAPDAMAAALTDELLRSGPLEVGLTPGRRITLELAGLPPADLPATPPLAAGEVVIVTGGGRGVTAATAIALARACRPLLVLLGRSPEPAPEPAWLHGLADEGAIKRTIIDHAAEKLHPREIEERYREVVAGRELRATLEQIAAAGGKAIYRAVDIRDAAAVTALVDEIRREHGPIRGLVHGAGVLADRLIADKTREQFARVYGTKVAGLRALLAATAADDLRFIALFSSTTGRFGRVGQVDYAVANEVLNKLAQAEARRRAGCRTVSINWGPWDGGMVTPALKKVFANEGIGLIDLTAGGEFLIHEIAAAGAPVEIVAMVGGAAATAPAPSPAAAGRPLAEAFALTLTVADYPFLRSHVIDGKAVLPMAVIVEWLAHGALHGNPGFRFHGFNDLRICKGVVFDRETPCPLRVLAGRAEKRDSFYLVPVELVSTADDRPVLHARAEIVLANRLPEGIRSISEIPTTPYEPRNGELYDREHLFHGPELHGIEQVDGCSAKGIAARVKGAPVPTAWINRPLRSVWITDPLVIDSAFQLMILWSFERFGAGSLPCFGARYRQFQETFPRDGVQVVIRVTGESAHSATADMEFLDRHNGKLVARLEGYECVIDPSLQQAFRRNRLPEPGDVQLGAA
- a CDS encoding PfaD family polyunsaturated fatty acid/polyketide biosynthesis protein; this encodes MNHSSATDRSATFGWWRPETAVAAAEGNSIAAALQLLDRPLYLVERNGTLVPETAGTAGFGAVPADSLPLHGYAPPCHPEQLGDREFCRELGLRFPYLGGSMAKGISSAAMAEALGRAGMLGFFGAAGLPFAEVEAAADRLARSLGTVPYGFNLIHSPHEPDLEDALARLYIARGIRLVEASAFLALTLPLVRYRLHGIHRAADGTIVTPNRLIAKVSREELAARFFAPPPEAFLRELVASGELSEEQAQLAAQVPMAGDVTAEADSGGHTDNRPAIALFPTILSLASRLRASHGYDRPLRVGLAGGISTPAAAAAAFAMGAAYIMTGSVNQACVESGTCNEVRAMLAETRQADVAMAPAADMFEMGVTVQVLKRGTMFPMRAAKLYEFYRTHGSYDELPAAEREKLEKTLFHAPLDEIWQQTRTYFLRRDPRQAERGDRDPKHRMALVFRWYLGQAAHWAKNGEPGRKVDYQVWCGPAMGAFNEWVAGSFLASPARREVVTVAHNILHGAAVLSRAAVLRSQGIRLPPEELRVEPFETASIKEYPR